In a single window of the Arthrobacter sp. StoSoilA2 genome:
- a CDS encoding VIT1/CCC1 transporter family protein, translating to MQKHQESHGSSSPAPDPAPGSGTPSQPARPTPADIRRWRQYLADERAEAAVYRELAQRRDGEERQILLALAEAEGRHEAHWLKLLGEHAGMPKGASTRSQLLGFLARHFGSVFVLALAQRAEGRSPYGAEPAATPAMVADEQIHEEVVRGLATRGRNRLSGTFRAAVFGANDGLVSNLSLVMGMAATGVPSPVVLMSGVAGLLAGALSMGAGEYVSVRSQRELLSATLPTQATLTAAPSLDIEHNELVLVYLARGMTREAAEHRAAERMGLFSCDCDPSLSLQPEKEQPADNHETVGSAWGAAMSSFCFFASGAVVPILPFIFGMTGVAALVVAGVLVGIALLATGAVVGLLSGTSPLSRGFRQLAIGLGAAAATYGLGLAFGTMIV from the coding sequence GTGCAGAAGCACCAGGAATCCCACGGTTCGTCGAGCCCCGCTCCGGACCCCGCCCCCGGATCCGGAACACCGTCCCAACCAGCCCGGCCCACACCGGCGGACATCAGGCGCTGGCGTCAATACCTGGCCGACGAGCGTGCCGAAGCCGCCGTCTACCGGGAACTCGCCCAGCGTCGTGACGGCGAAGAACGGCAGATCCTGCTCGCCCTGGCCGAGGCCGAGGGAAGGCACGAGGCACACTGGCTCAAGCTCTTGGGAGAACACGCCGGAATGCCGAAGGGAGCTTCCACCCGCAGCCAGCTGCTGGGCTTCCTGGCCCGGCACTTTGGTTCCGTGTTCGTCCTCGCGTTGGCGCAGCGCGCGGAAGGCCGCTCCCCCTACGGAGCCGAACCTGCCGCGACTCCAGCCATGGTTGCCGACGAACAAATCCACGAAGAAGTTGTCAGGGGCCTTGCCACCCGTGGCCGCAACAGGCTCTCCGGTACCTTCCGTGCTGCTGTTTTTGGCGCCAACGATGGCCTGGTGAGCAACCTTTCACTGGTTATGGGTATGGCAGCAACCGGCGTTCCCAGCCCGGTGGTCCTCATGAGTGGCGTGGCCGGTTTGCTGGCCGGCGCCCTGTCCATGGGTGCTGGCGAGTACGTTTCGGTCCGCTCGCAGCGGGAGTTGCTCAGCGCCACGCTGCCCACGCAGGCAACCCTCACAGCCGCCCCTTCTTTGGACATCGAGCACAACGAGCTTGTGCTGGTGTACTTGGCCCGCGGCATGACCCGTGAGGCAGCCGAGCACCGTGCCGCCGAACGCATGGGACTCTTCAGCTGCGACTGCGATCCCAGCCTCTCCTTGCAACCGGAGAAGGAGCAACCCGCTGACAACCACGAAACCGTGGGGTCTGCCTGGGGCGCTGCGATGTCCAGCTTCTGCTTCTTCGCCTCGGGTGCGGTTGTGCCCATCCTCCCGTTTATCTTCGGCATGACGGGTGTGGCGGCACTGGTAGTAGCCGGTGTGCTGGTGGGGATCGCGCTCCTGGCGACCGGCGCCGTCGTCGGGCTGTTGTCCGGGACCTCACCGCTGAGCCGTGGCTTCCGGCAGCTGGCGATCGGCCTGGGCGCCGCGGCCGCCACCTACGGGCTTGGCCTCGCGTTCGGAACGATGATCGTCTAG
- a CDS encoding Rossmann fold nucleotide-binding protein, translated as MNPSGALNPSPRTLDVESIVHFDKLVTSGAGSMHGWHAQSLDLRGRSRELKMLDPQGAIFLGCTFDDGIEESLRSRGALIFPKMRGVPFNPYRGTLYTARELYEDISTAEYEATLDARIYQWSILPGKRASLDATLAAALHDHAIGDALDELLQDGDLAGTRLVGVMGGHAAQRGTKEFADAARLGRLLAQAGFTVATGGGPGAMEAANMGAYLSGLPDADSIAALQTLASIPGFRPSVTAWARQAAAVVERYPEGTPTLGIPTWFYGHEPPNLFATHIAKYFANAIREAILLELCNGGIVFLPGSAGTVQEIFQDACENYYGAPETITPMVLVGRDHWERTYPAWPMLRSLAAGRPMANRIFLVDTVEDALAVVAAG; from the coding sequence ATGAATCCCTCCGGTGCCTTGAACCCAAGTCCACGGACGCTCGACGTCGAAAGCATCGTTCATTTCGACAAACTGGTTACGTCCGGGGCGGGATCCATGCACGGCTGGCACGCGCAGTCGCTGGACCTTCGCGGACGCTCGCGGGAATTGAAAATGTTGGACCCGCAGGGCGCGATCTTCCTCGGATGCACTTTCGACGACGGCATCGAGGAGAGCCTTCGAAGCCGCGGCGCGCTCATCTTTCCCAAGATGCGCGGCGTGCCCTTCAACCCATATCGAGGCACCCTCTACACGGCCAGGGAGCTTTACGAGGACATCTCCACTGCAGAGTATGAAGCCACCCTGGATGCGAGGATTTACCAGTGGAGCATCCTTCCGGGAAAGCGGGCAAGCCTTGACGCAACGCTCGCCGCGGCCCTGCACGACCACGCGATCGGCGACGCCCTGGACGAGCTGCTGCAAGATGGGGACCTGGCAGGCACCAGACTCGTGGGCGTCATGGGCGGACACGCAGCGCAACGCGGAACCAAGGAATTCGCCGACGCCGCGCGGCTGGGGCGCTTGCTCGCGCAAGCGGGCTTCACAGTAGCTACCGGCGGTGGCCCTGGCGCCATGGAAGCAGCCAACATGGGCGCCTACCTCAGCGGACTGCCCGACGCCGATTCCATCGCAGCGCTGCAAACGCTCGCTTCCATACCGGGGTTCAGGCCCTCGGTGACGGCTTGGGCGCGGCAAGCAGCCGCCGTCGTCGAACGCTACCCGGAAGGCACCCCGACGCTGGGGATACCCACCTGGTTCTACGGCCATGAGCCACCCAACCTGTTCGCCACGCACATCGCCAAGTACTTCGCCAACGCAATCCGCGAAGCGATCCTCCTGGAGCTTTGCAACGGCGGAATCGTGTTCCTGCCCGGTTCCGCCGGAACCGTGCAGGAGATCTTCCAGGATGCGTGCGAAAACTATTACGGTGCCCCCGAAACCATCACTCCCATGGTCCTGGTGGGCCGCGATCATTGGGAACGGACCTACCCGGCCTGGCCGATGCTGCGAAGCCTCGCGGCCGGGCGGCCCATGGCGAACAGAATCTTCCTGGTGGACACGGTGGAGGACGCGCTCGCGGTCGTGGCCGCGGGCTAA
- a CDS encoding matrixin family metalloprotease: MDSEQPPLRAPKHRRAGTTLRILRGVLMAGVAAVVAVLVSGLLHGDPRIIGLFPGVALPNSPKSEPIQQTPARALDAPPPGIDEADAPLASPPPPANASDSYKFLATNDDGTPVGYSPCRPLHYVVNDATAPEGTDSLLATAIANISAASGIQFINDGSTDELPTTKREPYQPSKYGDRWAPLLISWTTPETAPALAESVIGTGGSTMYSLNNGPKSYITGSLELDTPQVAELLAEEGGSDYVLAVMQHELGHVMGLDHVDDPVQLMYPEIGAPDGLAAGDLNGLHLLASAPCRKDI, from the coding sequence GTGGATTCGGAGCAGCCGCCATTGCGCGCGCCAAAACACCGTCGTGCGGGCACAACCCTCCGGATTCTTCGCGGCGTCCTCATGGCCGGTGTCGCCGCGGTGGTGGCTGTCCTTGTCAGCGGTTTGCTCCACGGCGATCCCCGGATCATCGGGCTGTTTCCGGGCGTGGCCCTGCCCAATTCGCCCAAAAGCGAGCCGATCCAACAGACCCCGGCACGCGCCCTGGACGCGCCGCCTCCAGGAATCGACGAGGCCGACGCCCCGCTCGCATCGCCGCCGCCCCCAGCCAACGCCAGCGATTCATATAAGTTCCTGGCAACCAACGACGACGGCACTCCGGTTGGGTACTCGCCGTGCCGTCCCCTGCACTACGTGGTGAACGACGCCACCGCGCCTGAGGGTACGGATTCACTGCTTGCCACCGCAATCGCCAATATTTCCGCGGCGTCCGGAATCCAGTTCATCAACGATGGCAGCACGGATGAGTTGCCCACCACTAAGCGCGAACCTTACCAACCATCCAAATATGGTGACCGGTGGGCACCCTTGCTCATTTCGTGGACCACGCCTGAGACTGCTCCTGCGCTGGCTGAGAGCGTCATCGGCACGGGCGGCAGCACCATGTACTCACTCAACAACGGTCCCAAGAGCTACATCACGGGCAGCCTGGAGCTCGACACCCCGCAAGTGGCGGAGCTTCTGGCCGAGGAGGGCGGTTCGGACTACGTGCTGGCGGTCATGCAGCACGAACTGGGGCACGTCATGGGTTTGGATCATGTTGATGATCCGGTTCAGCTGATGTACCCGGAGATCGGCGCCCCTGACGGTTTGGCTGCCGGCGACCTGAACGGCCTTCACCTCCTGGCCTCGGCTCCTTGCCGCAAGGACATCTGA
- a CDS encoding cupin domain-containing protein: MKALPVEPSNVPVAIGSRIRAARQAQRLTIEQVADATGLTKGFLSRVERDLTSPSVASLVTLCQVLSVSVGDLFAAPETHLTRRDDGPRISLGGQGIVERLLTARSERRLQILQATIEPRGRGENELYAVDCDVDVLHVVKGRIKLILTNEEYDLEEGDTLSFPGREPHTWVNPTDETVEVLWILVPAASK; the protein is encoded by the coding sequence ATGAAGGCTCTCCCCGTTGAACCAAGCAACGTTCCCGTTGCCATTGGTTCCAGAATCCGCGCAGCCCGCCAGGCGCAGCGCCTCACCATTGAGCAAGTGGCGGACGCAACTGGTTTGACCAAGGGCTTCCTCAGCCGTGTCGAGAGGGATCTGACGTCACCGTCGGTCGCTTCACTCGTAACCCTTTGCCAGGTCCTGTCCGTGTCGGTAGGAGACCTGTTTGCCGCTCCCGAAACGCATCTGACCAGGCGCGACGACGGTCCCCGGATTTCGCTGGGTGGCCAGGGCATTGTGGAGCGTTTGTTAACGGCCCGTTCGGAGCGGCGCCTGCAGATCCTTCAGGCCACCATCGAGCCACGGGGCCGTGGTGAGAACGAGCTCTACGCCGTGGACTGCGACGTTGATGTCCTTCATGTGGTGAAGGGACGCATCAAGCTCATCCTGACCAACGAGGAGTACGACCTCGAAGAAGGGGACACCCTCTCCTTCCCGGGCAGGGAACCCCACACCTGGGTCAATCCCACGGACGAAACCGTCGAGGTCCTCTGGATTCTGGTGCCCGCAGCGAGTAAGTAG
- a CDS encoding gamma-glutamyl-gamma-aminobutyrate hydrolase family protein (Members of this family of hydrolases with an active site Cys residue belong to MEROPS family C26.) yields MKTSDEGGAGARPRIGVPIRLSSSDNPDARVGEANQLFTFIVDLLREAGAQPVLLTPVSADSAGRLASVMKTLDGVLLPGGGDLEPRLYGQDPEDSVYDVNPEQDHLDIDVARATIDAGLPLLGICRGHQLLNVLYGGTLIQDMAPSAVNHNGLDPDDPTAGEWAWHDVVLAPGSKTAALYGAPEGTSIKIASGHHQAVARVGEGLVVTAIADDGTVEALEDPSRWVASVQWHPEASQLPDNERLAPFKAFVEVCRNPTQARPGGVQ; encoded by the coding sequence ATGAAGACTTCAGATGAGGGCGGCGCTGGCGCCCGGCCGCGTATCGGAGTTCCGATTCGCCTTAGCAGCTCGGACAATCCCGACGCCCGCGTGGGCGAAGCCAACCAACTCTTCACATTTATTGTGGATTTGCTCCGTGAAGCGGGTGCGCAGCCGGTGTTGCTGACCCCCGTGTCGGCCGACAGTGCCGGGCGTCTGGCTTCTGTCATGAAAACGCTCGACGGCGTGCTGCTGCCCGGTGGCGGGGACCTGGAACCGCGTCTTTATGGCCAGGACCCGGAGGATTCGGTGTATGACGTCAACCCGGAACAGGACCACCTGGATATTGACGTCGCACGGGCCACGATCGACGCCGGCCTTCCGCTGCTGGGGATCTGCCGCGGCCACCAGTTGTTGAACGTGCTTTACGGCGGGACGTTGATCCAGGACATGGCACCGTCTGCCGTGAACCACAACGGCTTGGATCCGGACGACCCCACTGCCGGTGAGTGGGCATGGCATGACGTTGTGCTTGCACCAGGATCGAAGACCGCCGCGCTCTATGGCGCTCCGGAGGGGACTTCCATCAAGATTGCTTCGGGGCATCACCAGGCGGTGGCCAGGGTGGGCGAAGGGCTGGTGGTTACCGCGATCGCCGACGACGGCACGGTGGAAGCGCTTGAGGATCCTTCCCGCTGGGTTGCCTCGGTGCAATGGCATCCGGAGGCGTCCCAGCTTCCCGATAACGAGCGGCTGGCACCTTTTAAGGCGTTCGTGGAAGTGTGCCGGAACCCTACCCAGGCCCGGCCTGGAGGAGTACAGTAG
- a CDS encoding matrixin family metalloprotease — MEPYGSPEWPDPYPPPPYHPDAKPPPRPPIKHSSIAAILFLFGILGLVCAGAYFSGELQRFWSDSTTQSQAPRPGLVPFGQRQDPLPGFEEADAPLGTPAPLLRTSNSYKFLAVKEDGTPLAYSPCRPIHYVVNSNLAPTSWYSMVEEAVRQASLASGLQFIYDGPTSEIPSTNRAGYQPTTYGDRWAPVLIAWTTPEQVPRLTGQTVGLGGSSSIGLSNGYKAYVTGSVSLDAPQFAGIMDTPQGKEVGTAVIMHELGHVLGLDHVDDPRQLMYDQASWVREYAAGDKTGLAQLGSGPCSKDF, encoded by the coding sequence ATGGAACCTTATGGGTCGCCAGAGTGGCCAGACCCCTATCCCCCGCCGCCTTACCACCCGGATGCCAAGCCGCCGCCCAGGCCTCCCATCAAGCACAGCAGCATCGCGGCCATCCTGTTCCTGTTCGGCATCCTTGGTTTGGTCTGCGCCGGCGCCTACTTCAGCGGCGAACTTCAAAGGTTCTGGTCCGATTCCACGACGCAGAGCCAGGCGCCGCGGCCCGGGCTGGTTCCTTTTGGCCAGCGTCAGGATCCGCTGCCCGGATTTGAGGAAGCCGACGCTCCCCTGGGCACACCGGCGCCGTTGCTAAGGACCAGCAATTCTTACAAATTCCTGGCCGTCAAGGAAGACGGCACTCCCCTTGCCTACTCCCCTTGCAGGCCGATTCACTACGTCGTGAACTCAAACCTGGCCCCCACAAGCTGGTATTCCATGGTGGAGGAAGCAGTTCGGCAGGCCAGCCTCGCCTCCGGGCTGCAGTTCATTTATGACGGTCCGACGTCCGAAATCCCCAGCACCAACAGGGCCGGCTATCAGCCCACAACATACGGGGACCGCTGGGCGCCGGTGCTCATTGCCTGGACCACACCGGAGCAGGTGCCGCGGCTGACCGGACAAACGGTGGGCTTGGGCGGAAGTTCCTCCATCGGCCTGAGCAACGGCTATAAGGCCTACGTGACTGGGTCGGTGTCGTTGGATGCACCGCAGTTTGCCGGGATCATGGACACACCCCAGGGCAAGGAAGTGGGCACGGCCGTGATCATGCACGAACTCGGACACGTTCTTGGTTTGGACCATGTGGATGACCCCCGCCAGCTGATGTACGACCAAGCCTCGTGGGTTCGCGAGTACGCTGCCGGGGACAAGACGGGCCTTGCCCAACTCGGCTCAGGCCCCTGCAGTAAGGATTTCTAG
- a CDS encoding sodium:solute symporter — MDSSFINIAIVVVYLLAMLAFGWWGKSRTKNNSDFLVAGRRLGPFLYTGTMAAVVLGGASTVGGVGLGYKFGISGMWLVVAIGAGVLLLSLLFAGTIQRLKIYTVSQMLSLRYGSKATQTSGIVMLAYTLMLCATSTGAYATIFVVLFDWERWMAIAVGGAIVLVYSTIGGMWSITLADQVQFIIKTVGIFFLMLPFVMNAAGGLDGIRERVDASFFQIDGIGVQTIITYFVVYTLGLLIGQDIWQRVFTAKTPKVARWGGATAGVYCILYGVAGALIGLAARVALPNIDVANLGKDVVYAEVATHILPIGIGGLVMAAAVAAMMSTASGALIAAATVARADVVPFVASWFGKTINTDDTENPEHDVKANRYWVLGLGIVAVLISMAAQDVVVALTIAYDILVGGLLVAILGGLVWKRGTGIAAAWSMAVGSVLTLALLILFATGVIPSVDGVYANEPIYYGLAASFVAYVVISLLTPPTDPEVRAAWDKRVAGAVSDELPLEAHPVSSHNAS; from the coding sequence ATGGACTCATCGTTCATAAACATCGCCATTGTGGTGGTGTACCTGCTTGCCATGCTTGCATTCGGCTGGTGGGGCAAGTCCCGCACCAAGAACAACAGCGACTTCCTGGTGGCCGGCCGCCGCCTTGGACCTTTCCTTTACACCGGCACCATGGCCGCAGTTGTCCTCGGTGGGGCATCCACCGTCGGCGGCGTCGGCCTGGGCTACAAGTTCGGCATCTCAGGTATGTGGCTGGTAGTCGCAATCGGCGCCGGCGTCCTCCTCCTGAGCTTGCTCTTCGCCGGCACCATCCAGCGCCTGAAGATCTACACGGTCTCCCAAATGCTGAGCCTTCGCTACGGCAGCAAGGCCACGCAGACCTCCGGAATCGTCATGCTGGCCTACACCCTCATGCTTTGTGCCACATCCACCGGCGCATACGCCACCATCTTTGTGGTCCTCTTCGACTGGGAACGCTGGATGGCGATCGCCGTCGGCGGTGCAATTGTGCTTGTTTACTCGACCATCGGTGGCATGTGGTCCATCACCTTGGCCGACCAGGTCCAGTTCATCATCAAGACCGTTGGCATCTTCTTCCTGATGCTCCCGTTCGTCATGAACGCGGCCGGAGGACTGGACGGCATCCGTGAGCGTGTCGATGCGAGCTTCTTCCAGATCGACGGAATCGGCGTCCAGACGATCATCACCTACTTCGTCGTGTACACACTCGGACTCCTGATCGGCCAGGACATCTGGCAGCGCGTCTTCACGGCCAAGACTCCCAAGGTTGCACGCTGGGGTGGAGCGACCGCCGGCGTTTACTGCATCCTCTACGGTGTGGCCGGTGCATTGATCGGCCTGGCCGCCCGCGTAGCACTGCCCAATATCGATGTCGCCAACCTCGGCAAGGACGTGGTCTACGCCGAAGTGGCAACCCACATCCTGCCCATCGGCATCGGCGGCCTGGTCATGGCCGCAGCTGTTGCAGCCATGATGTCCACCGCTTCGGGTGCCCTGATTGCCGCCGCCACGGTGGCCCGCGCAGATGTTGTTCCGTTCGTGGCCAGCTGGTTCGGCAAGACCATCAACACGGACGACACCGAAAACCCCGAGCACGACGTCAAAGCCAACCGTTACTGGGTTCTTGGCCTGGGCATCGTCGCGGTGTTGATCTCCATGGCCGCGCAGGACGTGGTTGTTGCCCTCACCATTGCTTACGACATCCTTGTGGGCGGCCTCCTCGTCGCGATTCTTGGCGGCCTGGTGTGGAAGCGCGGCACTGGTATCGCTGCTGCATGGTCCATGGCAGTGGGCTCGGTATTGACGTTGGCCTTGTTGATTCTGTTCGCCACTGGAGTCATTCCAAGCGTCGACGGCGTCTACGCCAACGAGCCCATCTACTACGGCCTCGCGGCCTCGTTCGTGGCCTATGTGGTGATTTCCCTCCTCACGCCGCCCACCGACCCCGAAGTCCGGGCCGCTTGGGACAAGCGCGTGGCCGGAGCGGTATCTGACGAATTGCCCTTGGAAGCCCACCCCGTCAGCAGCCACAACGCGAGCTAA
- a CDS encoding chitobiase/beta-hexosaminidase C-terminal domain-containing protein, which yields MVVDRPKYVRRPNRQPRLFSFLGLMLAPALAFAGLIAFSIAPASAAVPPCAGTGGAMQIVAHTDDDLLFLSPDFMRDIQAKRCVQTVFTTAGEAGEGAVYWKSLEAGIRASYSKMAGVSDSWTTSDAGVPNRPLTMQTLNGAPNISVVFMRLPDGFPNGDGSAAYNDQSILKLWDGRLSSIRPVDNAATFTKSQFQTALNRLVANFQPTTFRTQDWTGNFNSPYDHSDHWATAKFAQLATRSYTGPHTSLAYDAYVIDEYPQNVTGAELTTKVDTFVRFADFDMYICSSPGEGCPDSPYDEWLKRQYITAIEWVGNAAKSAGTTVTASSQKATAQSPEKARDGYAWGTPMDATREWVTAAEKAGSWIQYNFSPTRTINSVTLFDRPLLSDQVTGGNLLFSDGSTVAVPALPNNGSGLTINFPSKTVSSVRLNITSVSSTTTNAGLAEFEAYLGTDNVAPVVTATPPGGTYAVGQSITLSANETATIYYTTDGSNPTTASSKYASPIPLNGPMTLKYFAVDGANNSSAVATQTYSTGPDITKPVVTASPVGGAYAAGTTITLAANEPAEIRYTTDGTDPLTAGLLYTAPITFNGPDPMTLKYFAKDTAGNTSDIATQTYTIPPDTTAPVVTASPTSRALASGATITLTANEPGAAIYYTTDGSTPTATESASNIKYSSPIIMGSSTLTLKYIGVDTAGNTSSVGTQTYTVPIAGPPSAHDFNGDGRADVLAADTAGNLYLYPGNGAGGLSPRQLALPAPAWSTNTDTITPGDFNSDGKPDVLARSGDVLWFYPGDGAGSFGARKQVSTGWSTMTQLFSPGDFSGDGIPDFMGRRSNGDLRLYEGNGAGGQRAPYTVGWGWGVMNAIFSTGDFNSDGKADVLARRTDTGALWLYPGNGSGGWLQWTQIGTGWGTRTALAGPRDLDGDGKNDVVGRIGDTLWLYPGSGSGTLSNVPPVSLGSGWQAMKVIA from the coding sequence ATGGTTGTGGACCGTCCAAAATACGTCCGTCGTCCGAATCGGCAACCCCGTCTCTTCAGCTTCCTGGGCTTGATGCTTGCTCCGGCTTTGGCCTTCGCGGGACTCATCGCATTTTCCATCGCCCCCGCGTCGGCGGCCGTTCCGCCGTGCGCAGGAACCGGCGGGGCCATGCAGATCGTGGCCCACACGGACGATGACCTGCTTTTCCTCAGTCCGGACTTCATGAGGGACATCCAGGCCAAACGCTGCGTCCAAACGGTATTCACCACGGCGGGCGAGGCTGGCGAGGGTGCCGTGTATTGGAAGAGCCTGGAAGCCGGAATCAGGGCCAGCTACTCCAAGATGGCAGGAGTGTCTGATTCGTGGACCACCTCGGATGCAGGGGTTCCCAACCGTCCGCTGACCATGCAAACCCTCAATGGTGCACCCAATATCTCGGTGGTGTTCATGCGCCTTCCCGATGGTTTCCCGAACGGTGACGGCAGTGCGGCGTACAACGACCAAAGCATCCTCAAACTCTGGGACGGGCGGCTTTCCTCCATCAGGCCCGTGGACAACGCCGCCACTTTTACCAAGTCACAGTTCCAGACCGCACTGAACCGACTGGTGGCCAACTTCCAACCGACCACGTTCCGCACACAGGACTGGACCGGCAACTTCAACAGCCCCTACGATCACAGCGACCATTGGGCAACCGCCAAATTCGCCCAACTGGCTACGCGCAGCTACACCGGCCCACACACCTCCCTGGCCTACGACGCTTACGTGATTGACGAGTACCCCCAGAACGTGACCGGTGCCGAACTCACCACGAAAGTGGACACCTTCGTGCGGTTCGCGGATTTCGACATGTACATCTGCAGCAGTCCCGGCGAAGGATGCCCCGATTCCCCCTACGATGAGTGGCTGAAACGGCAATACATCACAGCCATTGAGTGGGTGGGCAACGCTGCGAAATCGGCAGGGACCACCGTCACGGCGTCATCCCAGAAAGCAACAGCCCAGAGCCCGGAGAAAGCCCGGGACGGGTATGCGTGGGGCACCCCCATGGACGCAACGCGTGAATGGGTGACAGCCGCTGAAAAGGCGGGCAGCTGGATTCAATACAACTTCTCCCCCACAAGGACCATCAACTCGGTGACCTTGTTCGACCGGCCGCTCCTCTCCGACCAAGTGACCGGAGGAAACCTGTTGTTCTCGGATGGAAGCACTGTGGCAGTCCCGGCGCTTCCCAACAACGGCTCCGGGCTCACCATCAACTTCCCGTCCAAGACCGTGAGCTCGGTCCGTTTGAACATCACCTCAGTCAGCTCCACCACCACCAACGCCGGTTTGGCCGAGTTCGAGGCCTATCTCGGAACGGACAACGTCGCCCCCGTGGTCACGGCAACACCTCCGGGTGGAACATACGCGGTGGGCCAGTCCATCACCCTCTCCGCCAATGAGACGGCGACGATCTACTACACCACGGACGGCAGCAACCCCACCACGGCGAGCAGCAAGTACGCCAGTCCCATCCCGCTGAACGGCCCGATGACCCTGAAGTACTTCGCCGTTGACGGCGCGAATAATTCGTCTGCCGTGGCCACCCAGACGTATTCGACAGGCCCTGATATCACCAAGCCTGTGGTGACAGCCAGCCCTGTGGGCGGTGCCTACGCAGCGGGTACCACCATCACCTTGGCCGCCAACGAACCGGCGGAAATCCGCTACACCACGGACGGCACCGATCCCCTCACCGCCGGCCTGCTGTATACCGCGCCGATAACGTTCAATGGGCCGGACCCCATGACCCTGAAGTACTTTGCCAAGGATACGGCCGGAAATACCTCCGACATCGCAACGCAGACCTACACGATCCCGCCGGACACGACAGCTCCGGTAGTGACGGCCAGTCCCACCTCGCGGGCCTTGGCCAGCGGCGCCACGATCACGCTGACAGCCAACGAGCCTGGGGCGGCCATCTACTACACCACCGACGGCAGCACCCCCACGGCCACCGAGTCTGCTTCCAACATCAAGTACTCCAGCCCGATCATCATGGGCAGCTCCACGCTGACGTTGAAATACATAGGCGTGGACACGGCAGGCAACACGTCCTCCGTTGGTACCCAGACGTACACCGTTCCCATAGCCGGACCGCCGTCGGCCCATGACTTCAACGGGGACGGCCGCGCTGACGTCCTTGCGGCTGACACCGCCGGCAACCTGTACCTGTACCCGGGCAACGGCGCGGGCGGGCTCTCCCCCAGGCAACTCGCCTTGCCTGCACCGGCCTGGTCAACCAACACGGACACCATCACCCCTGGCGACTTCAACAGCGACGGAAAACCGGACGTCCTGGCACGATCCGGGGACGTACTGTGGTTCTACCCCGGTGACGGTGCCGGCAGCTTTGGCGCACGGAAGCAAGTCAGCACCGGTTGGAGCACCATGACACAGCTCTTCTCACCAGGCGATTTCAGCGGTGACGGAATACCCGATTTCATGGGACGCCGCAGCAACGGCGACCTCCGCTTGTATGAAGGAAATGGTGCTGGAGGACAGCGGGCTCCCTACACAGTCGGCTGGGGTTGGGGCGTCATGAACGCCATCTTCAGCACCGGCGATTTCAACAGTGATGGCAAGGCAGATGTACTGGCGCGGCGCACCGATACAGGCGCATTATGGCTATATCCGGGCAATGGTTCCGGGGGCTGGCTGCAATGGACGCAGATCGGGACGGGCTGGGGAACCCGCACTGCGCTGGCCGGACCACGGGACCTTGACGGCGACGGCAAGAACGACGTCGTAGGCCGCATCGGAGACACTTTGTGGCTCTATCCCGGATCGGGAAGCGGAACGCTCAGCAACGTTCCGCCCGTCAGCCTCGGCTCGGGTTGGCAGGCCATGAAGGTCATCGCCTGA